A DNA window from Providencia huaxiensis contains the following coding sequences:
- the speG gene encoding spermidine N1-acetyltransferase — protein sequence MTTGQVHPFRLRPLEREDLAFIHQLDNNASVMRYWFEEPYEAFVELSDLYDKHIHDQSERRFIVENDSEKVGLVELVEIDYIHRRSEFQIIIAPSHQGHGYASRAAKLAMDYAFSVLNLYKLYLIVDKENVKAIHIYNKLGFHTEGELIDEFFVNGRYHTAIRMCIFQQQYFTMKQQLANPESVITQDKAIKQHI from the coding sequence ATGACTACCGGGCAAGTTCATCCGTTTAGGTTGCGCCCACTTGAACGTGAAGATTTAGCATTTATTCACCAGCTTGATAATAATGCCAGTGTTATGCGTTATTGGTTTGAAGAACCTTACGAAGCTTTTGTTGAATTAAGCGATCTTTACGATAAACATATTCATGACCAGTCGGAACGCCGCTTTATTGTAGAAAATGATAGCGAGAAAGTTGGCCTAGTCGAATTGGTAGAAATTGATTATATTCACCGACGCTCTGAATTTCAGATTATCATTGCACCAAGCCATCAAGGTCATGGCTATGCGAGTCGCGCTGCAAAATTAGCAATGGACTACGCGTTTTCCGTACTAAACTTATACAAACTTTATCTTATTGTTGATAAAGAAAATGTCAAAGCTATCCATATTTATAATAAACTAGGCTTCCATACTGAAGGCGAACTGATCGACGAATTCTTTGTTAATGGTCGTTATCATACTGCTATCCGTATGTGTATTTTTCAGCAGCAGTATTTTACGATGAAACAACAACTTGCAAACCCAGAAAGTGTTATTACCCAAGATAAAGCAATTAAACAACACATTTAG